The Acyrthosiphon pisum isolate AL4f unplaced genomic scaffold, pea_aphid_22Mar2018_4r6ur Scaffold_21582;HRSCAF=24315, whole genome shotgun sequence genome has a window encoding:
- the LOC115034934 gene encoding uncharacterized protein LOC115034934: MDSKNSEYFINQYRSILNVNQDDLKAEMLVAKNCALNLNNDFELDTIKEIAKRNTFPNTYKLFQVALTIPISSATCERYFSCMRRIKNWLRTSMEQDRFSNLAILNIERDMSNNINNNDILEKYNKIKNRRM; encoded by the exons ATGGATTCAAAAAacagtgaatattttattaatcaatatcgg tcaattttaaatgtcaatCAAGATGATTTAAAGGCAGAGATGCTCGTTGCTAAAAATTgtgcattaaatttaaataatgattttgaattaGACACCATCAAAGAAATTGCGAAGAGGAATACATTTCCAAACACCTACAAGCTGTTTCAAGTAGCTCTAACCATACCGATAAGTTCGGCAACATGCGAGCGATACTTCTCATGTATGAGGCGCATTAAAAATTGGTTGAGAACATCAATGGAGCAAGATCGATTTTCAAATttagcaattttaaatattgaaagagatatgtctaataatataaacaataatgacatactggaaaaatataataaaataaaaaaccgacGAATGTAG